The following proteins come from a genomic window of Citrobacter europaeus:
- a CDS encoding YqjD family protein, which yields MSKDNATENLRAELKSLADTLEEVLSSSGDKSKEEMSKIRSKAEHALRESRHRLSETSDVIAKQTREAAAKADNYVRENPWTGVGIGAAVGVVLGVLLSRR from the coding sequence ATGTCGAAAGATAATGCTACGGAAAACCTGCGCGCTGAGCTGAAATCTCTTGCGGATACGCTTGAAGAAGTACTTAGCTCCTCTGGCGATAAGTCGAAGGAAGAGATGAGTAAAATTCGCAGCAAAGCCGAACACGCTTTGCGCGAGAGCCGCCATCGCCTGAGCGAAACCAGCGATGTGATTGCCAAACAGACCCGTGAGGCAGCGGCTAAAGCCGATAACTACGTGCGCGAAAACCCATGGACAGGCGTCGGCATTGGCGCTGCAGTCGGTGTGGTGCTTGGTGTACTGCTGTCGCGCCGTTAA
- a CDS encoding amino acid permease has product METTTNNSVILDASAPARRAGMTESEWREAIKFDSTDTGWVIMSIGMAIGAGIVFLPVQVGLMGLWVFLLSSIIGYPAMYLFQRLFINTLAESPECKDYPSVISGYLGKNWGILLGALYFVMLVIWMFVYSTAITNDSASYLHTFGVTEGLLSDSPFYGLVLICILVALSSRGEQMLFKISTGMVLTKLLVVAALGVSMVGMWHLHNAGSLPPMALLIKNAIITLPFTLTSILFIQTLSPMVISYRSRNKSIEVARHKALRAMNIAFGILFVTVFFYAVSFTLAMGHDEAVKAYEQNISALAIAAQFINGAGAGWVKIVSVILNIFAVMTAFFGVYLGFREATQGIVMNILRRKMPAEKINETLVQRGIMVFAILLAWSAIVLNAPVLSFTSICSPIFGMVGCLIPAWLVYKVPALHKYKGASLYLIIITGLLLCISPFLAFS; this is encoded by the coding sequence ATGGAAACAACAACAAATAACAGCGTAATACTCGACGCGTCTGCTCCGGCTCGCCGGGCGGGAATGACCGAAAGTGAATGGCGCGAAGCCATTAAATTCGACAGCACGGACACCGGCTGGGTCATTATGAGTATCGGTATGGCAATTGGCGCGGGGATTGTTTTTCTTCCTGTCCAGGTAGGGCTGATGGGGCTGTGGGTGTTCTTGCTCTCCTCTATCATCGGCTACCCAGCCATGTATCTGTTCCAGCGGCTGTTTATTAATACGCTGGCTGAGTCCCCAGAGTGTAAAGACTATCCGAGCGTAATCAGCGGCTATCTGGGTAAGAACTGGGGCATCCTGTTAGGTGCGTTGTATTTTGTGATGCTGGTTATCTGGATGTTTGTTTATTCCACCGCCATTACCAACGATAGCGCCTCCTACCTGCACACTTTTGGCGTTACTGAAGGTTTGCTGTCCGACAGCCCGTTTTATGGCCTGGTGCTGATTTGCATCCTGGTTGCCCTCTCGTCACGCGGTGAACAAATGCTGTTTAAAATCTCCACCGGCATGGTACTGACCAAGCTACTGGTGGTTGCTGCGCTTGGCGTATCAATGGTGGGAATGTGGCATTTGCATAACGCAGGTTCACTGCCGCCGATGGCGTTACTGATCAAAAACGCGATCATCACGCTGCCGTTCACGCTGACCTCGATTCTGTTTATTCAGACCTTAAGCCCGATGGTTATCTCATACCGTTCTCGCAATAAATCCATTGAAGTGGCGCGCCATAAAGCCCTGCGTGCTATGAACATTGCGTTCGGTATCCTGTTTGTTACCGTCTTTTTCTACGCCGTTTCCTTCACGCTGGCGATGGGCCATGACGAAGCGGTTAAAGCCTACGAGCAGAACATTTCCGCTCTGGCGATTGCCGCGCAGTTTATCAACGGTGCGGGTGCGGGCTGGGTGAAAATTGTTAGCGTTATTCTGAACATTTTCGCCGTTATGACCGCTTTCTTCGGCGTTTACTTAGGTTTCCGTGAAGCCACTCAGGGGATCGTGATGAACATTCTGCGTCGTAAAATGCCAGCAGAGAAAATCAATGAGACCCTGGTTCAGCGCGGCATTATGGTTTTCGCCATCCTGTTGGCGTGGAGCGCAATTGTGCTGAATGCACCGGTACTGAGCTTCACCTCTATTTGTAGCCCTATTTTCGGCATGGTGGGTTGTCTGATCCCGGCCTGGCTGGTTTACAAAGTTCCTGCACTGCACAAATACAAAGGCGCTTCCCTGTATCTGATTATTATCACGGGCCTGCTGCTGTGCATTTCTCCGTTCCTGGCATTTTCCTGA
- a CDS encoding YqjK-like family protein, producing MSSKVERQQRKAQLLGQIQQQRLDLSATRRDWLEATEVYDRGWKTLLNLRGWVLVGSSIMAVRTIRNPNLLVRWAKRGFSVWSIWRLVKSTIRQQQLRG from the coding sequence ATGAGCAGTAAAGTCGAACGTCAACAACGTAAGGCGCAACTGCTTGGACAGATCCAGCAGCAACGGCTGGATCTGTCTGCCACTCGCCGCGACTGGCTGGAAGCCACCGAAGTTTACGATCGTGGCTGGAAAACGCTGTTGAACCTGCGTGGCTGGGTGTTAGTCGGGAGCAGCATTATGGCGGTTCGCACCATTCGTAACCCAAATCTGCTGGTACGCTGGGCCAAACGCGGTTTTAGCGTCTGGAGCATCTGGCGTCTGGTTAAATCCACCATCAGACAGCAGCAACTGCGTGGCTAA
- the mzrA gene encoding EnvZ/OmpR regulon moderator MzrA translates to MTLRRLAWTTTFMLFIGALLLTWSVIRQQESTLAIRAVNQGATMPDGFSIWHHLDANGIRFKSITPQNDALLITFDSSAQSAAAKVVLDRTLPHGFVIAQQDDDNQAVQWLSRLRDTPHRFG, encoded by the coding sequence ATAACGCTCCGACGACTTGCCTGGACCACTACCTTTATGCTTTTTATTGGCGCGCTGCTCCTGACCTGGTCGGTCATCCGCCAGCAGGAGTCAACGCTTGCCATTCGTGCAGTAAATCAGGGAGCCACCATGCCTGATGGCTTCTCTATCTGGCATCACCTGGACGCCAACGGTATTCGCTTTAAAAGCATTACTCCGCAAAATGACGCGCTGCTAATCACCTTTGATTCCAGCGCGCAGAGCGCAGCCGCAAAGGTCGTGCTGGACCGAACGTTACCGCATGGTTTCGTTATTGCCCAGCAGGATGATGATAATCAGGCGGTACAGTGGTTATCCCGCTTACGTGATACCCCGCACCGTTTTGGTTAA
- a CDS encoding serine dehydratase subunit alpha family protein — protein sequence MFETTLNPLWDSFIRAVQEEVKPALGCTEPISLALAAAVAAAELGGAVERIDAWVSPNLMKNGMGVTVPGTGMVGLPVAAALGALGGNARAGLEVLKDASPQAIADAKAMLTAGKVAVMLQEPCEDILFSRAKVYGAEGWACVTIVGGHTNIVRIETNKGVVFTTEQNAEEEEQESPLAVLSHTSLEEILAFVNAVPFESIRFILDAAKLNGALSQEGLRGNWGLHIGTTLEKQCARGLLANDLSTSILIRTSAASDARMGGATLPAMSNSGSGNQGITATVPVMVVAEHFGADEEKLARALMLSHLSAIYIHHQLPRLSALCAATTAAMGAAAGMAWIVDGRYNTIAMAISSMIGDVSGMICDGASNSCAMKVSTSASAAWKAVLMALDDTAVTGNEGIVAHNVEQSISNLCALACRSMQETDKQIIEIMASKAH from the coding sequence ATGTTTGAGACTACATTGAATCCATTATGGGATAGTTTTATCCGCGCGGTGCAGGAAGAAGTTAAGCCTGCGCTGGGTTGTACGGAACCTATCTCTCTGGCTCTGGCGGCAGCGGTCGCAGCCGCTGAGCTGGGCGGCGCGGTTGAACGCATTGATGCGTGGGTCTCACCGAACCTGATGAAAAACGGCATGGGCGTTACCGTGCCGGGTACCGGAATGGTCGGGTTGCCTGTCGCGGCAGCGCTGGGTGCGCTGGGTGGAAATGCCCGCGCCGGTTTAGAGGTACTGAAAGACGCGTCGCCACAAGCGATCGCCGATGCGAAAGCGATGCTGACCGCAGGGAAGGTTGCTGTGATGCTGCAGGAGCCTTGCGAGGACATCCTCTTTTCCCGCGCGAAGGTTTACGGCGCTGAAGGATGGGCGTGCGTAACGATTGTGGGCGGTCATACCAACATTGTGCGCATCGAGACCAATAAAGGCGTGGTGTTCACCACAGAACAGAACGCTGAGGAAGAGGAGCAGGAGTCACCGCTGGCGGTACTGTCTCACACGTCGTTGGAAGAGATTCTGGCGTTCGTGAACGCGGTACCGTTTGAGTCAATCCGCTTCATTCTCGATGCGGCAAAACTGAACGGTGCACTGTCTCAGGAAGGGCTGCGCGGTAACTGGGGCTTGCACATCGGAACCACGCTTGAGAAGCAATGTGCGCGTGGCCTGCTGGCGAACGATCTCTCCACCTCTATTCTGATCCGTACCAGCGCGGCATCGGATGCGCGAATGGGCGGGGCGACGCTGCCGGCCATGAGCAACTCCGGCTCCGGTAATCAGGGGATTACCGCTACCGTTCCGGTCATGGTGGTGGCCGAGCACTTTGGCGCGGATGAAGAGAAACTGGCGCGTGCGCTGATGTTGTCTCACCTGAGTGCTATCTACATCCATCATCAGCTCCCGCGTTTGTCTGCACTGTGTGCGGCAACCACGGCGGCGATGGGCGCCGCGGCGGGGATGGCATGGATCGTTGATGGTCGCTACAACACTATCGCAATGGCGATCAGCAGCATGATTGGCGACGTAAGCGGGATGATTTGTGATGGCGCTTCGAACAGCTGTGCGATGAAAGTCTCAACCAGTGCATCTGCGGCGTGGAAAGCGGTGCTGATGGCGCTGGATGATACCGCTGTAACCGGCAATGAAGGGATTGTGGCGCATAACGTGGAGCAATCTATCAGTAACCTGTGCGCGCTGGCGTGTCGTTCTATGCAGGAAACCGACAAGCAGATCATTGAGATCATGGCCAGTAAAGCGCATTAA
- a CDS encoding DUF1090 domain-containing protein, whose amino-acid sequence MKYRIALAISLFALSAGSYASTLCQEKEQDIQREISYAEKHNNQNRINGLNKALSEVRANCTDSKLRADHQKKIAEQKDEIAERQRDLAEAKQKGDADKIAKREHKLAEAQKELKELETRDY is encoded by the coding sequence ATGAAATACCGCATCGCTTTAGCAATTAGTCTTTTCGCTCTCAGTGCCGGCAGTTACGCCTCCACCCTCTGTCAGGAAAAAGAACAGGATATTCAGCGGGAGATTAGCTATGCCGAAAAGCACAACAATCAAAACCGCATCAATGGCCTGAACAAAGCACTCAGCGAAGTTAGGGCTAACTGTACTGACAGCAAACTGCGCGCCGACCATCAGAAAAAAATTGCTGAGCAGAAAGACGAGATAGCCGAGCGTCAACGTGATTTGGCCGAGGCGAAGCAAAAAGGCGATGCGGATAAGATAGCAAAGCGCGAGCACAAGCTTGCTGAAGCTCAGAAAGAGCTGAAAGAACTCGAGACCCGCGATTACTAA
- a CDS encoding DedA family protein, giving the protein MELLTQLLNALWAQDFETLANPSMIGMLYFVLFTILFLENGLLPAAFLPGDSLLVLVGVLIAKGAMGFPQTVLLLTTAASLGCWLSYIQGRWLGNTRTVQNWLSHLPAHYHQRAHHLFHKHGLSALLVGRFIAFVRTLLPTIAGLSGLNNARFQFFNWMSGLLWVLILTTLGYLLGKTPVFLKYEDQLMSCLMLLPVVLLVFGLAGSLVVLWKKKYGNRG; this is encoded by the coding sequence ATGGAACTACTGACTCAATTACTGAATGCTTTATGGGCTCAGGATTTTGAAACGCTGGCCAATCCTTCCATGATTGGCATGCTCTATTTCGTACTATTTACCATTTTGTTTCTGGAAAACGGACTGCTGCCAGCAGCCTTTTTACCTGGCGACAGTCTTCTGGTACTGGTCGGCGTACTTATCGCCAAAGGCGCGATGGGTTTCCCGCAAACAGTACTGCTGCTTACCACCGCAGCCAGCCTCGGTTGCTGGCTCAGCTATATCCAGGGGCGATGGCTGGGAAATACCCGCACCGTACAAAACTGGCTGTCCCATCTACCAGCGCATTATCATCAGCGTGCGCATCATCTGTTCCATAAGCATGGCTTGTCTGCGCTGCTGGTCGGTCGCTTTATCGCGTTTGTCAGAACACTACTGCCGACCATCGCAGGATTGTCCGGCCTGAACAATGCGCGCTTTCAGTTCTTTAACTGGATGAGCGGACTGCTTTGGGTTCTGATTCTCACAACGCTTGGCTATCTGCTGGGCAAAACGCCAGTGTTTCTCAAATATGAAGATCAGCTGATGTCTTGCCTGATGCTGCTTCCCGTGGTGTTACTGGTGTTTGGTCTGGCAGGTTCACTGGTTGTGCTTTGGAAAAAGAAATACGGGAACCGAGGGTAA
- a CDS encoding pirin family protein, with amino-acid sequence MITTRTAKQCGQADYGWLQARYTFSFGHYFDPKLLGYASLRVLNQEVLAPGASFQPRTYPKVDIVNLILEGEAEYRDSEGNHIQAKAGEVLLLATQPGISYSEHNISKDKPLTRMQLWLDACPQRENACVQKATLSAGKHQLLASPDGEQGSLHLRQQVWVHHVELQQGESLSFQLHGPRAYLQSIHGRFHAVTSGAEKEALTCGDGAFIRDETNITLVADTPLRALLIDLPV; translated from the coding sequence ATGATTACTACCCGTACAGCCAAACAATGCGGGCAAGCAGACTACGGCTGGCTGCAGGCCCGTTATACCTTCTCCTTTGGACACTATTTTGATCCTAAACTGCTGGGTTATGCCTCGCTGCGTGTTCTGAACCAGGAAGTTCTGGCACCGGGGGCCTCTTTCCAGCCACGGACCTATCCGAAGGTGGATATCGTCAATCTGATCCTCGAAGGGGAAGCGGAGTACCGCGACAGCGAAGGCAACCATATTCAGGCCAAAGCGGGAGAAGTTTTACTACTCGCGACACAGCCAGGAATCAGCTACAGCGAACACAATATCAGCAAAGATAAACCATTAACCAGAATGCAGCTCTGGCTGGACGCCTGTCCGCAGCGCGAAAACGCCTGCGTACAGAAAGCCACGTTGAGCGCCGGTAAGCATCAGCTGCTGGCCTCGCCAGACGGTGAACAAGGCAGCCTGCATCTACGCCAACAGGTATGGGTGCACCACGTTGAACTGCAACAGGGTGAATCTCTGAGTTTTCAGTTACATGGGCCGCGGGCTTACTTACAGTCGATTCACGGCAGATTCCATGCGGTAACATCTGGCGCCGAAAAAGAAGCGCTCACCTGCGGCGATGGCGCATTTATTCGTGACGAAACTAACATAACGTTAGTCGCTGATACCCCGCTGCGCGCTTTGCTGATAGATTTGCCCGTATAG
- a CDS encoding DUF805 domain-containing protein: MDWYLNVLKNYFGFGGRARRKEYWMFVLVNIIFTFVLGILDRMLGWERAGGEGILTTIYGVLVFIPWWAVQFRRLHDTDRSAWWLLVLLIPIVGWLVIIIFNCQNGTQGSNRFGPDPKQLS; encoded by the coding sequence ATGGATTGGTATTTAAACGTATTAAAGAACTACTTTGGTTTTGGTGGCCGCGCGCGTCGTAAAGAATACTGGATGTTTGTGTTGGTCAACATCATCTTCACGTTCGTGCTGGGTATTCTGGACAGAATGCTTGGCTGGGAGCGCGCCGGGGGAGAAGGTATATTAACGACGATTTATGGGGTTCTGGTATTTATCCCCTGGTGGGCAGTGCAGTTCCGGCGTTTGCATGACACCGATCGTTCAGCCTGGTGGCTGCTGGTGCTGCTGATCCCGATCGTAGGCTGGTTGGTGATCATCATTTTCAACTGTCAAAACGGGACTCAGGGGAGTAACCGCTTTGGGCCCGATCCCAAACAGTTATCCTGA
- a CDS encoding phage holin family protein produces the protein MADSQHAQGPGKGVLGIGQRILTILVEIVETRLRLAVVELEEEKSNLIQILLMLGLTMLFAAFGLMSLMVLIIWAIDPQYRLNAMIATTVVLLLLALIGGLWTLRKARKTTLLRHTRNELANDRRALEDDA, from the coding sequence ATGGCAGATTCTCAACACGCACAAGGTCCAGGCAAAGGCGTACTGGGTATTGGACAGCGGATCCTGACGATTCTCGTTGAGATCGTAGAGACGCGGCTGCGGCTGGCCGTCGTTGAGCTGGAAGAGGAAAAATCCAATCTCATCCAGATCCTGCTGATGCTTGGGCTTACCATGCTGTTCGCGGCGTTTGGACTGATGAGCCTGATGGTGCTTATCATCTGGGCTATAGATCCACAATATCGTCTGAACGCCATGATTGCCACCACCGTTGTGCTGTTGCTTTTAGCGCTTATCGGCGGGCTATGGACGCTGCGTAAGGCACGTAAAACAACGCTGCTGCGCCATACGCGCAATGAGCTCGCTAACGACAGGCGTGCCCTGGAGGATGATGCATAA
- the yqjG gene encoding glutathionyl-hydroquinone reductase YqjG, producing the protein MGQLIDGVWHDTWYDTKSTGGKFQRSASAFRNWLTADGAPGSTGEAGFAAEKDRYHLYVSLACPWAHRTLILRKLKGLEPFISVSVVHPLMLENGWTFDDNFPAATGDTLYQHDFLYQLYLHANPHYSGRVTVPVLWDKKNHTIVSNESAEIIRMFNTAFDALGAKAGDYYPPALQSKIDELNGWIYDNVNNGVYKAGFATSQEAYDDAVEKVFQSLARLEQILGQHRYLTGNQLTEADIRLWTTLVRFDPVYVTHFKCDKHRISDYLNLYGFLRDIYQMPGIAETVNFDHIRNHYFRSHKTINPTGIISVGPWQDLSEPHGRDERFA; encoded by the coding sequence ATGGGACAACTGATTGACGGCGTCTGGCATGACACCTGGTACGATACCAAATCAACCGGGGGAAAATTTCAACGTTCTGCATCGGCTTTCCGTAACTGGCTCACCGCGGATGGCGCGCCTGGCTCAACCGGTGAGGCTGGCTTTGCTGCCGAAAAAGATCGCTATCATCTGTACGTTTCGCTGGCCTGTCCGTGGGCGCATCGCACGCTGATTTTGCGAAAACTTAAAGGGCTGGAACCGTTCATTTCCGTTTCCGTAGTACATCCGTTGATGCTGGAAAACGGCTGGACCTTTGACGATAACTTCCCGGCGGCAACCGGTGATACCCTGTATCAGCACGACTTTCTTTATCAGCTCTATTTACACGCCAATCCTCACTACAGCGGACGGGTGACCGTTCCGGTGCTGTGGGATAAAAAGAACCACACCATTGTCAGCAATGAATCTGCAGAAATCATCCGCATGTTTAATACTGCGTTTGATGCGCTGGGCGCAAAAGCCGGGGATTACTATCCACCAGCCTTGCAAAGCAAAATCGATGAGCTGAACGGCTGGATTTATGACAACGTCAATAACGGCGTGTATAAAGCCGGATTTGCCACCAGTCAGGAAGCCTACGACGACGCAGTGGAAAAAGTCTTCCAATCGCTGGCGAGACTGGAACAAATCCTTGGACAACATCGCTACCTGACCGGCAACCAGTTAACCGAGGCCGATATTCGCCTGTGGACCACGCTGGTGCGTTTTGATCCCGTGTATGTAACCCACTTCAAATGCGACAAACACCGGATTAGCGACTATCTGAACCTGTACGGTTTCCTGCGCGATATCTACCAGATGCCAGGTATTGCGGAAACCGTCAATTTCGATCACATCCGCAATCACTACTTCCGTAGCCACAAAACCATTAACCCGACTGGTATTATTTCTGTTGGGCCGTGGCAGGATCTAAGCGAACCTCATGGGCGTGACGAGCGTTTCGCATGA
- a CDS encoding DoxX family protein, with protein MKKLEDVGVLVARILMPILFISAGWGKITGYAGTQQYMEAMGVPGFMLPLVILLEFGGGLAILFGFLTRTTALFTAGFTLLTAFLFHSNFAEGVNSLMFMKNLTIAGGFLLLAITGPGAFSIDRVLNKKW; from the coding sequence ATGAAGAAATTAGAAGATGTTGGTGTACTGGTAGCGCGCATTCTGATGCCAATCCTGTTTATTTCCGCAGGTTGGGGAAAAATCACCGGATATGCGGGTACCCAACAGTACATGGAAGCCATGGGCGTCCCAGGATTTATGCTACCGCTGGTGATTCTGCTTGAGTTTGGCGGCGGTCTGGCAATTCTGTTCGGTTTCCTGACCCGTACGACCGCACTGTTCACCGCAGGCTTCACGCTGCTGACGGCGTTCCTCTTCCACAGCAACTTTGCGGAAGGTGTGAACTCTCTGATGTTCATGAAAAACCTGACTATCGCAGGCGGTTTCCTGCTGCTGGCTATCACCGGTCCGGGCGCCTTTAGCATCGACCGTGTACTGAATAAAAAGTGGTAA
- a CDS encoding enamine/imine deaminase has protein sequence MRKVIATECAPGAIGPYVQGVDLGSMVLTSGQIPVCPQTGEVAENVADQARQSLENVKAIVESAGLKVSDIVKTTVFVSDLNDFATINQVYQQFFDEHKAIYPTRSCVQVARLPKDVKLEIEAIAVRGDTL, from the coding sequence ATGAGAAAAGTTATTGCAACCGAATGTGCGCCAGGGGCCATCGGGCCTTACGTACAGGGTGTGGATCTGGGCAGTATGGTGTTGACGTCAGGTCAAATCCCGGTATGTCCACAGACCGGTGAAGTGGCAGAAAACGTGGCCGATCAGGCGCGTCAAAGCCTGGAAAACGTGAAAGCGATCGTCGAGTCCGCAGGTTTGAAAGTGAGCGATATCGTGAAGACGACCGTTTTCGTATCCGACCTGAACGATTTCGCCACCATTAACCAGGTGTACCAGCAGTTCTTTGATGAGCATAAGGCAATTTACCCTACGCGCAGTTGCGTACAGGTCGCCCGCTTACCCAAGGATGTGAAGCTCGAGATTGAAGCCATCGCCGTACGTGGCGACACGCTGTAA
- the tdcG gene encoding L-serine ammonia-lyase: MISAFDIFKIGIGPSSSHTVGPMNAGKSFIDLLVSSGELPRTTHIVVDLYGSLSLTGKGHATDVAIIMGLAGNSPQNVNIDSIAGFIQEVARTGRLPVAEGTHVVDFTPDKNILFHSETLPRHENGMRITAWNGTETLLSKTYYSVGGGFIVEEEQFGQAHDVEAHVPYNFHSASELLKLCERNGLSVSGLMMQNELAMRSKEEIDAGFAAIWDVMHAGIERGMNTEGVLPGPLNVPRRAVALRRLLVSSDNLSSDPMNVIDWINMFALAVSEENAAGCRVVTAPTNGACGIIPAVLAYYDKFRRPVNANSIARYLLAAGAIGALYKMNASISGAEVGCQGEIGVACSMAAAGLTELLGGSPSQVCIAAEIAMEHNLGLTCDPVAGQVQIPCIERNAINAVKAVNAARMALRRTSEPRVSLDKVIETMYETGKDMNDKYRETSRGGLAIKVVCT, from the coding sequence ATGATTAGCGCATTCGATATTTTTAAGATTGGCATTGGACCTTCCAGCTCCCATACCGTGGGGCCAATGAACGCTGGTAAAAGCTTTATCGATCTGTTGGTCAGCAGCGGAGAACTTCCCAGAACCACGCATATTGTGGTCGATCTTTACGGCTCGCTCTCCCTGACCGGAAAAGGTCATGCGACAGATGTCGCCATCATAATGGGACTGGCCGGAAACAGTCCGCAAAACGTTAATATAGATTCAATCGCTGGCTTTATTCAGGAAGTGGCCCGTACCGGACGTTTACCGGTTGCAGAGGGCACGCATGTTGTCGATTTCACTCCAGATAAAAATATTCTCTTTCATAGCGAAACGCTGCCGCGCCATGAAAATGGCATGCGTATTACCGCGTGGAACGGCACCGAGACGCTGCTAAGTAAAACCTATTACTCCGTCGGCGGTGGTTTTATCGTTGAAGAGGAGCAATTTGGTCAGGCGCATGATGTTGAAGCACACGTGCCCTACAATTTTCATTCCGCCAGCGAACTGCTGAAACTGTGTGAGCGCAACGGGCTGTCTGTTTCCGGCCTGATGATGCAAAACGAACTGGCGATGCGCAGCAAAGAAGAAATCGATGCTGGCTTTGCCGCCATCTGGGACGTCATGCACGCCGGGATCGAGCGCGGTATGAACACCGAAGGCGTCCTGCCGGGCCCGCTTAACGTTCCGCGTCGCGCCGTGGCATTACGTCGGTTGCTGGTTTCCAGTGATAATTTGTCCAGCGACCCGATGAACGTGATTGACTGGATCAACATGTTCGCGCTGGCCGTGAGCGAAGAAAACGCCGCCGGTTGCCGGGTTGTCACGGCACCGACCAACGGCGCATGTGGGATTATCCCTGCTGTCCTGGCCTATTACGACAAGTTCCGTCGTCCGGTGAATGCGAACTCCATTGCTCGTTATTTGCTGGCCGCGGGGGCGATAGGCGCGCTGTATAAGATGAACGCCTCTATTTCTGGTGCTGAGGTGGGCTGTCAGGGTGAGATTGGCGTGGCCTGTTCAATGGCGGCAGCCGGGCTGACAGAGTTGCTTGGCGGTAGCCCGTCACAGGTTTGTATTGCGGCTGAAATCGCCATGGAGCATAACCTGGGGCTGACCTGCGACCCGGTCGCCGGACAGGTGCAAATACCGTGCATTGAGCGTAATGCGATCAACGCGGTAAAAGCCGTCAACGCCGCGCGTATGGCGCTACGTCGGACGTCAGAGCCACGCGTGTCGCTCGATAAGGTGATCGAGACCATGTATGAAACAGGCAAAGATATGAACGACAAATACCGTGAAACGTCGCGCGGTGGCCTGGCGATTAAGGTGGTTTGTACCTGA
- the yhaJ gene encoding DNA-binding transcriptional regulator YhaJ: MAKERALTLEALRVMDAIDRRGSFAAAADELGRVPSALSYTMQKLEEELDVVLFDRSGHRTKFTNVGRMLLERGRVLLEAADKLTTDAEALARGWETHLTIVTEALVPTAAFFPLIDRLAGKANTQLSVITEVLAGAWERLEQGRADIVIAPDMHFRSSSEINSRKLYSLMNVYVAAPEHPIHQEPEPLSEVTRVKYRGIAVADTARERPVLTVQLLDKQPRLTVSTIEDKRQALLAGLGVATMPYPLVEEDIAAGRLRVVSPESTSEIDIIMAWRRDSMGEAKSWCLREIPKLFAGK, from the coding sequence ATGGCCAAAGAAAGGGCTTTAACGCTTGAAGCGTTACGCGTCATGGACGCAATAGACCGACGCGGCAGCTTTGCCGCAGCGGCGGACGAACTGGGGCGTGTTCCTTCTGCGCTCAGCTATACCATGCAGAAGCTGGAGGAGGAGCTGGACGTGGTGCTGTTTGACCGTTCAGGTCATCGCACAAAATTCACCAACGTCGGGCGTATGCTGCTGGAGCGTGGGCGTGTACTGCTGGAAGCTGCGGATAAACTGACCACCGATGCCGAAGCATTGGCTCGCGGTTGGGAAACGCATCTGACCATCGTCACCGAAGCGCTGGTGCCGACGGCGGCATTTTTCCCGTTGATTGACAGGCTTGCCGGGAAGGCCAATACCCAGCTTTCCGTTATTACCGAAGTTCTGGCCGGGGCGTGGGAGCGTCTGGAGCAGGGGCGGGCGGATATCGTGATTGCGCCGGATATGCATTTTCGCTCATCCTCAGAAATCAACTCGCGTAAGCTGTACTCGCTGATGAACGTCTATGTAGCGGCCCCGGAGCATCCCATCCATCAGGAGCCGGAACCGTTATCGGAAGTCACCCGCGTGAAATACCGCGGGATCGCGGTGGCGGATACCGCCCGTGAACGTCCGGTGCTGACCGTCCAACTGCTGGATAAACAGCCGCGTCTTACGGTGAGTACGATAGAAGATAAACGCCAGGCGCTGTTGGCCGGTCTTGGCGTGGCGACGATGCCGTACCCGCTGGTGGAAGAGGATATTGCGGCTGGTCGGCTGCGGGTAGTTAGCCCGGAATCGACAAGCGAAATTGATATTATTATGGCCTGGCGTCGGGACAGCATGGGCGAGGCGAAATCCTGGTGTCTGCGAGAAATCCCCAAGCTGTTTGCAGGTAAATAG